From Lolium perenne isolate Kyuss_39 chromosome 5, Kyuss_2.0, whole genome shotgun sequence, a single genomic window includes:
- the LOC127298556 gene encoding NF-X1-type zinc finger protein NFXL1-like, whose amino-acid sequence MQPSTDRRHGNGPATAASPALWRPRSAAARNPAAADPRPYGAHDDAAPILPLPNPPSHARPHRRRHRPNRRPAPPQDRAPANHRPPPQERAPLAPAPAPAPVITGVPQLVQEIQDKLARGAVECMICYDAVRRSAPVWSCASCFSIFHLPCIRRWARAPASSVSDAASWRCPGCQSVHAVAARDVAYTCFCGRRHDPPNDLFLTPHSCGEPCSKPLGKGDDDDAASTRCPHVCVLQCHPGPCPPCKAFAPDRPCPCGKRTIARRCADRTTPVTCGQRCERLLPCRRHRCEKPCHTGPCGDCQVTFPARCFCGNKTNTIPCGEMTGSLSDTAAAGAFSCGEACGHGLACGNHACEAACHAGPCGECRLLPGTVTACHCGKTRLQGTRASCLDPIPACDKVCDKRLPCGAHRCNVTCHEGRCPPCSARVEQRCRCGSSGRMVECYKASMEQFRCSKPCGRKKNCGRHRCSECCCPLSNPFARHEGGGVSVDPHFCRIPCGKKLRCGQHGCQHLCHSRHCDPCRETIFSDLTCACGRTSIPPPQPCGTPTPSCPHPCTVPQACGHPASHQCHFGDCPPCVVPVTRECSGGHVMLRNIPCGSKDIRCNQPCGKNRQCGLHACARTCHPSPCDPPPPASGDASSSSGSKASCGQSCGVPRRECKHTCNAPCHPSSPCPDVRCEVRVAIACSCGRITSTVPCSAGGSYHNGDSMLDISIIEQLPRPLQPVDSNGKRVPLGQRKLCCDEECAKMERKRVLAEAFDITQPNLDALHFGENSNASDLVSDLYRREPKWVLAIEERCKFLVLGKTRGNSSSNIKVHVFCHMTKDKRDAIRLIADRWKLSVQAVGWEPRLFVTIHVTPKSKVPARVLGSKAGVPVSASHPYFDPMVDMDPRLVVAMLDLPREADVSSLVLRFGGECELVWLNDKNALAVFGDPARAATALRRLDYGSAYQGASMFCPSSITQASASGNVWVGAQREGGSVAKTSANPWKMAGASESDPSVGWAVLGHSAGTSVLGQAPGSAWRRGDAAGQVMDTNRWNALESATTSTRPIAGAGQALEKLQPDFEVEDWEESCE is encoded by the coding sequence ATGCAACCCTCCACCGATCGCCGCCACGGCAACGGCCCAGCCACGGCCGCCTCCCCTGCCTTATGGCGGCCCCGATCCGCTGCTGCGCGTaaccccgccgccgccgacccccGTCCCTACGGCGCCCATGACGACGCCGCCCCCATCCTGCCCCTCCCCAACCCGCCATCCCACGCCCGCCcgcaccgtcgccgccaccgccccaACCGCCGCCCCGCCCCGCCGCAGGACAGGGCTCCGGCCAACCACCGACCACCGCCGCAGGAGAGGGCTCCGCTCGCGCCAGCGCCAGCGCCCGCCCCTGTCATCACAGGGGTGCCGCAGCTGGTGCAGGAGATCCAGGACAAGCTGGCCCGTGGCGCAGTCGAGTGCATGATCTGCTACGACGCGGTGCGCAGGTCGGCGCCCGTCTGGTCCTGCGCCAGCTGCTTCTCCATCTTCCACCTCCCCTGCATCCGCAGGTGGGCGCGGGCCCCGGCCTCCTCCGTCTCCGACGCCGCCTCCTGGCGCTGCCCGGGGTGCCAGTCCGTGCACGCCGTCGCCGCGCGCGACGTCGCATACACCTGCTTCTGCGGCCGCCGCCACGACCCGCCCAACGACCTCTTCCTCACCCCGCACTCCTGCGGCGAGCCATGCTCCAAGCCGCTCGGCAAGGGCGACGACGACGATGCTGCTTCCACCAGGTGCCCCCACGTCTGCGTGCTCCAGTGCCACCCGGGCCCATGCCCGCCCTGCAAGGCGTTCGCGCCAGACCGCCCCTGCCCCTGCGGCAAGCGGACCATCGCGCGGCGCTGCGCGGACCGGACCACGCCCGTCACCTGCGGCCAGCGCTGCGAACGCCTCCTCCCCTGCCGGCGCCACCGCTGCGAGAAGCCCTGCCACACGGGGCCCTGCGGGGACTGCCAGGTCACCTTCCCCGCCCGCTGCTTCTGCGGCAACAAAACAAACACCATCCCGTGCGGCGAGATGACGGGGAGCCTTTcggacaccgccgccgccggcgcgttCTCCTGCGGCGAGGCGTGCGGGCACGGCCTGGCGTGCGGGAACCACGCCTGCGAGGCCGCGTGCCACGCGGGGCCGTGCGGGGAGTGCCGGCTCCTGCCGGGGACGGTCACCGCGTGCCACTGCGGCAAGACGCGGCTGCAGGGGACGCGGGCGAGCTGCCTGGACCCGATCCCTGCCTGCGACAAGGTCTGCGACAAGAGGCTGCCGTGCGGGGCGCATAGGTGCAATGTCACGTGCCACGAGGGGAGGTGCCCGCCGTGCTCGGCGCGGGTCGAGCAGAGGTGCCGCTGCGGCTCGTCGGGCCGGATGGTGGAGTGCTACAAGGCCTCGATGGAACAGTTCCGTTGCAGCAAGCCCTGCGGCCGCAAGAAGAACTGCGGGAGGCACCGGTGCAGCGAGTGCTGCTGCCCGCTGTCGAACCCGTTCGCTCGGCATGAAGGTGGCGGCGTCAGCGTGGATCCTCATTTCTGCCGGATACCGTGCGGCAAGAAGCTCCGGTGCGGGCAGCATGGCTGCCAGCACCTCTGCCACAGCAGGCACTGCGATCCCTGCCGCGAGACCATATTCAGCGATCTCACCTGCGCCTGCGGCAGGACATCCATTCCGCCGCCGCAGCCGTGCGGCACGCCGACTCCGTCGTGCCCGCACCCGTGCACCGTCCCTCAGGCCTGTGGGCATCCAGCTTCGCATCAGTGCCATTTTGGGGACTGCCCGCCTTGCGTTGTGCCGGTGACGAGGGAATGCAGCGGGGGGCATGTGATGTTGAGGAACATCCCTTGCGGTTCGAAGGATATCAGATGCAACCAGCCTTGTGGGAAGAACCGGCAATGCGGACTGCACGCTTGCGCTAGGACTTGCCACCCTTCCCCTTGTGATCCACCGCCACCCGCAAGTGGAGATGCTAGTTCAAGCTCTGGGAGCAAGGCTTCATGTGGACAGTCATGTGGTGTCCCGAGGAGGGAATGCAAGCACACTTGCAATGCCCCATGCCACCCGTCATCACCCTGCCCAGATGTGAGATGCGAAGTCCGTGTGGCTATTGCCTGCTCTTGTGGCCGTATCACTTCAACTGTGCCCTGCAGCGCCGGAGGATCATACCACAATGGTGATAGTATGCTCGACATCTCCATCATAGAGCAGCTGCCAAGGCCTCTCCAGCCAGTGGATTCAAATGGGAAGAGGGTACCTCTTGGCCAGAGGAAACTCTGCTGTGATGAGGAGTGTGCGAAAATGGAGAGGAAAAGAGTCCTTGCTGAAGCTTTTGACATCACACAGCCCAATCTGGACGCACTGCATTTCGGTGAGAACTCGAATGCCTCGGATTTGGTTTCTGATCTTTACCGGCGCGAGCCGAAGTGGGTGCTGGCCATAGAGGAGAGGTGCAAATTTCTTGTGCTTGGGAAGACGAGAGGAAATTCTTCAAGCAACATCAAGGTCCATGTCTTCTGTCACATGACCAAGGATAAGAGGGATGCTATCAGGCTCATTGCAGATAGGTGGAAGCTGTCTGTTCAGGCGGTCGGTTGGGAGCCCAGGCTGTTTGTTACCATCCATGTCACACCCAAGTCGAAGGTGCCTGCTCGTGTTCTGGGCTCCAAGGCTGGTGTCCCTGTTTCGGCTTCGCATCCTTACTTTGATCCCATGGTGGATATGGACCCGAGGCTCGTTGTTGCAATGCTGGACCTGCCAAGGGAGGCTGATGTTAGCTCTCTAGTCTTGAGGTTTGGTGGCGAGTGTGAGTTGGTTTGGCTCAACGACAAGAATGCCCTGGCAGTCTTCGGTGATCCAGCTAGAGCCGCCACAGCTCTCAGGCGGCTGGACTATGGGTCTGCTTACCAGGGTGCTTCAATGTTTTGCCCAAGCAGCATCACTCAGGCTTCAGCATCAGGCAATGTGTGGGTTGGAGCACAGAGAGAGGGAGGATCGGTTGCAAAGACCAGTGCCAATCCGTGGAAGATGGCTGGTGCCTCGGAGTCTGACCCATCTGTAGGCTGGGCGGTACTTGGTCATTCTGCGGGGACAAGTGTGCTTGGTCAAGCTCCAGGGTCAGCGTGGAGACGTGGTGATGCTGCTGGCCAGGTCATGGATACAAACAGATGGAATGCTCTGGAGTCTGCTACCACAAGCACCAGGCCAATCGCCGGTGCTGGGCAAGCACTGGAGAAGCTGCAGCCAGACTTTGAAGTGGAAGACTGGGAAGAATCATGCGAGTGA
- the LOC139831463 gene encoding uncharacterized protein, translated as MEMIPSYILLEALGSEFDDYTYLPAVGTHGGILLAWKSREVRITDPMFTTNALTAKVSGADPTPWWISIVYGPQDDEEKVTFLDELRHIRATCAGPWLLCGDFNLIYHDEDKNNSNLNRRHMGKFRRCINDLALKEIYLNGRRLTWTNGQDPPTLVLLDRAFCTSDWEDLIGECHLRCLAFVLSDHRPLLLDCTPSPAAHRRFRFEEFWLRQDGFHDVVTAAWNSVSNPDPLQRLWLRLQATANALKSWSARTVGSARQRMAICREVIARFDKAQEDRLLTPPERWLHQTLKVTYLGLASLERTIARQRSRLAMLKDGDANSAYFYQHSSFRRQKNRIYSVLSDGHVLSDHKDMAEAAFAHFDAMLGTDSRRDISLELQDLIATSENLQDLDAPFTEAEIWNAI; from the coding sequence ATGGAAATGATCCCGTCATACATCCTGCTTGAGGCTTTAGGATCGGAATTCGATGACTACACCTACTTGCCCGCCGTGGGCACGCATGGCGGTATCTTGCTGGCGTGGAAGAGCAGGGAAGTGCGCATCACTGACCCTATGTTCACCACCAATGCACTCACGGCCAAGGTCTCCGGCGCCGATCCCACACCCTGGTGGATTTCCATCGTTTACGGCCCACAGGACGATGAAGAGAAGGTGACGTTCCTCGACGAGTTGCGGCACATTCGTGCCACCTGCGCCGGCCCATGGCTGCTTTGCGGCGATTTCAACCTCATCTATCACGACGAGGACAAAAACAACAGCAACCTCAACCGCCGTCACATGGGGAAATTTCGCCGCTGCATCAACGACCTCGCCCTCAAAGAAATCTACCTTAACGGCAGGCGCTTAACCTGGACAAATGGGCAAGATCCTCCAACCCTGGTGCTCCTGGATAGGGCCTTTTGCACTTCGGACTGGGAAGATCTGATCGGTGAATGCCACCTGCGCTGCCTCGCCTTCGTGCTCTCTGACCATCGCCCCTTGCTGCTCGATTGCACCCCTTCCCCAGCCGCTCACCGCCGCTTCCGATTCGAGGAGTTCTGGCTGCGGCAAGATGGTTTCCACGACGTGGTCACCGCGGCATGGAACTCTGTCAGCAACCCTGACCCGCTTCAGCGCCTCTGGCTGCGCTTGCAAGCCACTGCCAACGCGCTCAAGAGCTGGAGCGCCCGTACCGTGGGTAGCGCTCGGCAAAGGATGGCCATCTGCCGGGAGGTGATCGCAAGATTCGACAAAGCCCAGGAGGATCGCCTCCTCACGCCGCCGGAGAGATGGCTGCACCAAACCCTCAAGGTCACTTACCTGGGACTGGCATCCCTCGAGCGCACCATCGCCAGACAACGATCTCGCCTCGCCATGCTCAAGGACGGCGACGCCAACTCCGCCTACTTCTACCAGCACAGCTCCTTCCGCCGGCAGAAGAACCGTATCTACAGCGTCCTCTCTGACGGCCACGTCCTCTCGGACCACAAGGACATGGCCGAAGCTGCGTTCGCGCACTTCGACGCCATGCTCGGCACAGACAGCAGGAGGGACATCTCCCTTGAGCTGCAAGATCTGATCGCGACCTCGGAGAACCTGCAGGACCTGGACGCCCCTTTCACGGAGGCAGAGATCTGGAACGCGATCTAG